A single genomic interval of Chitinophaga sp. 180180018-3 harbors:
- a CDS encoding dihydrofolate reductase family protein, translating to MRKLIMKMSMSLDGFVCDANGRKDWVFKTGDEESLAWSVGIIREAGLIIMGRKSFEEMAPYWPTATGPFAAPMNNIPKAVFTKRGFDPVHTTTGEQLAAAASWTGAQVFDGDLAEGVRELKTGSGKPIVAIGGAEFMQHLITTGLIDEYHLAIHPVVLGSGLPIFNALTTQLDLKLLAVREFPRGIVVHTYQSA from the coding sequence ATGCGAAAGTTAATCATGAAAATGTCGATGTCACTCGACGGTTTCGTATGTGATGCCAATGGCCGGAAAGATTGGGTCTTCAAGACCGGGGACGAGGAGTCGTTGGCCTGGAGTGTCGGGATAATCAGGGAGGCCGGGCTTATTATCATGGGCCGGAAGTCGTTCGAGGAAATGGCGCCTTACTGGCCAACAGCGACCGGGCCGTTTGCTGCACCGATGAACAATATTCCCAAGGCTGTCTTTACAAAAAGAGGATTTGATCCTGTGCATACGACAACAGGGGAACAGTTAGCCGCTGCAGCTTCCTGGACCGGGGCGCAGGTTTTTGATGGCGATCTTGCCGAAGGAGTCAGGGAGCTTAAAACCGGGTCCGGGAAACCGATTGTAGCCATTGGTGGCGCGGAATTTATGCAGCATCTCATAACAACGGGGCTCATCGATGAATATCATCTGGCCATTCATCCGGTTGTACTAGGTTCGGGACTGCCCATCTTCAATGCGCTTACAACTCAGCTCGACCTGAAACTGTTAGCTGTGAGGGAATTTCCCCGTGGAATCGTTGTTCATACTTATCAGTCTGCATAG
- a CDS encoding DUF493 domain-containing protein — protein sequence MSKHSNTDSGTDPYDKFRLLLRQSLVFPTEYIYKFIVKSDKDKTTELKQIFANTDAKISETSSSTGKYKSFTVRIYVQDEEEIIGYYKEVSEIDAVIML from the coding sequence ATGAGCAAGCATTCAAACACAGATTCCGGAACTGACCCATATGATAAATTCCGTTTATTGTTACGCCAGTCTTTAGTATTTCCGACAGAATATATCTATAAATTCATTGTTAAATCAGATAAAGATAAAACAACAGAATTGAAACAGATCTTTGCCAATACCGATGCTAAGATTTCTGAAACCAGTTCTTCCACAGGAAAATATAAATCCTTTACAGTAAGAATATATGTGCAGGATGAAGAAGAAATAATCGGGTACTATAAAGAAGTTTCAGAGATTGACGCTGTTATTATGCTGTAA
- a CDS encoding DJ-1/PfpI family protein, with translation MERKRVVFFLFDSVHLLDLAGAVTVFYEAGCCGHPYELRYVSPYTTPGTSSGLTFTQVEPLDAVAIQPDDMVIVAGMDLSKWNRADDNAWMPWLQHAAAVGATVCSVCTAAFALAAAGLLDGRNCTTHWAYTDTLQQRFPKLHVIENRLFVKSDNIYTSAGISTGIDLALFLVEEHYGPTFAYTVAKDMVVYIRRDGAATQHSIHLQHRQHINHQIHKVQDYITHHLHVKLTITDLAAMVYMSSRNLTRLFKSTTGITIGEYIHDLREEKAVQLLKEGQKLSWVANACGISSTRQLSRLARKAGMPAKMA, from the coding sequence ATGGAAAGAAAGCGGGTAGTATTTTTCTTATTTGATAGCGTTCATCTGCTGGACCTGGCTGGTGCGGTCACGGTTTTTTATGAAGCCGGATGTTGTGGCCATCCATACGAATTACGTTATGTATCGCCTTATACTACACCGGGTACATCCTCGGGATTGACCTTTACACAGGTGGAGCCGCTGGATGCTGTTGCCATTCAACCGGATGATATGGTGATAGTGGCAGGCATGGACCTATCGAAGTGGAATCGTGCAGACGATAACGCCTGGATGCCCTGGTTGCAACATGCCGCCGCAGTAGGCGCTACAGTATGTTCTGTTTGCACGGCTGCATTTGCATTGGCTGCAGCAGGTTTGCTCGATGGCCGTAACTGCACTACGCATTGGGCATATACGGACACGTTGCAGCAGCGCTTTCCGAAGCTGCACGTAATAGAAAACAGGTTATTCGTAAAAAGCGATAATATTTATACCAGTGCAGGCATCTCAACGGGTATCGACCTGGCGCTATTCCTGGTGGAAGAGCATTACGGACCTACGTTTGCGTATACCGTAGCAAAGGACATGGTGGTATATATCCGTCGTGATGGCGCTGCCACCCAGCATAGCATCCACCTGCAACACCGGCAGCATATCAATCATCAGATCCACAAAGTGCAGGATTATATCACCCATCATCTTCATGTAAAATTAACCATAACAGACCTGGCAGCGATGGTGTATATGTCGTCCAGAAACCTCACCCGCTTGTTTAAATCCACTACAGGTATTACCATCGGAGAATACATTCATGACCTGAGGGAGGAAAAAGCAGTGCAATTGCTGAAAGAGGGACAGAAGCTCTCGTGGGTAGCCAACGCCTGTGGAATCAGTAGCACCCGGCAACTAAGCCGGTTGGCCAGGAAGGCGGGTATGCCGGCAAAAATGGCCTGA
- a CDS encoding DJ-1/PfpI family protein: MRSLIILLWLFPLWGMAQQKKTDYVCPPCGDCDTVIYHQPGVCPACGMTLILKDTNAKSQQQPYSICFYLYDGTEVLDFAGPLEVFSYAGFKIFTVTKTKAPVTVQRTLKVIPDYSIQDAPPADFFAIFGGDDEVAANDPEVISWIKKRDAATKGYFSVCTGAFVLGRAGLLNNLTVTTFHNSIQSLQKAVPSAKVLSDVRYVDNGRIITTAGISAGIDGALHLVARLRGEAEAMRIARHMEYDKYVPEQGLVVKH, encoded by the coding sequence ATGAGATCTCTGATCATCTTGTTGTGGCTTTTTCCACTATGGGGAATGGCGCAGCAAAAAAAAACGGATTATGTTTGTCCTCCCTGCGGGGATTGTGACACCGTGATATATCATCAGCCGGGAGTATGCCCCGCCTGTGGCATGACGCTGATACTTAAAGATACCAACGCTAAATCGCAGCAGCAGCCCTACAGTATCTGCTTTTACCTTTATGATGGCACAGAAGTGCTGGACTTTGCGGGGCCATTGGAAGTATTTTCCTATGCCGGGTTTAAAATATTTACAGTCACCAAAACCAAAGCGCCTGTAACGGTGCAGCGTACACTAAAAGTTATTCCCGACTATAGCATTCAGGATGCACCGCCAGCTGATTTTTTCGCAATATTCGGAGGCGATGACGAAGTTGCAGCTAACGATCCGGAAGTCATCAGCTGGATAAAGAAACGGGATGCAGCAACAAAAGGATACTTTTCAGTTTGTACAGGTGCCTTTGTATTGGGCCGTGCTGGTCTGCTTAACAACCTCACCGTAACTACATTTCATAACAGCATCCAATCACTACAAAAGGCAGTACCATCTGCTAAAGTACTGTCTGATGTACGCTATGTAGATAATGGGCGTATCATTACCACCGCAGGAATTTCCGCTGGTATAGATGGCGCACTGCACCTGGTGGCCAGGTTGAGGGGCGAAGCAGAAGCCATGCGTATTGCCAGGCATATGGAATATGATAAGTATGTACCGGAACAAGGGCTGGTAGTAAAGCATTAG
- a CDS encoding glycoside hydrolase family 2 TIM barrel-domain containing protein, which produces MNQSVTKPDSQGAYSRRKFIRHCSTAAIALAGTPLLNSPIFKNKPGRIISLNQNWLFGGKFNPAMLNANDSAFSPVTLPHCVVNLPWREWNAADWQDLWIYRKHFILPANMAGMRVFLHFDGVMVGATPIINGHSLPPHLGGYLPFSYEVTDWISTENTLNVIVDARWSNVPPQGAPVGAKRIDYLEPGGIHRSVKLAAVPKTFISDVFAKPVRVLDPGRFIEVACTVDTAALPQGPVQLKAEMKTAQHIVASASKSLLLKEPGKTTTTLVLSDLKEATLWDIDNPFLYDITVTLLVNGQAPHEYQTRIGLREARFTNDGFCLNGRRLQLFGLNRHEIFPYAGFALPDRVMRHDAEMLKEEFNCNIVRCSHYPQTEAFLDACDELGLLVWEEIPGWNYIGNEAWKELMVRDVTDMITRDRNHPSIIVWGTRVNESPNEVELYKRTRALARNLDDSRPSSGSMTSHSTKDWAEDVFAFDDYHAEPDGSVGILDPLEGVPYMLAEAVGQFNYVERKGFNSTYRRDAAPAIQQLQALYHAQAHNRAAGNPRNCGVIGWCAFEYASLVNSYKGIKNPGVADVFRIPKIGASFYQSQVDPGLKPVIHPNFYWDFGPQSPTGPGKHAAIFSNCERLEIFVGRHHVDTLRPDHINYPNLKYPPFVTDLEIDDSGHPELRIEGFIGAKLLLSRSFSADPEQDQLLLAADDKELLADGADATRVMFFVADKYGAHRPFAGGKVDFTIEGPGEMIGTNSFNLEENGGAGAVWVKTQPGQSGRITLKASHARFGASTVEIMVRKNNS; this is translated from the coding sequence ATGAATCAATCTGTCACCAAACCTGATTCACAAGGCGCCTACTCCCGGCGAAAATTCATCCGGCATTGCTCCACAGCCGCTATCGCCCTCGCCGGTACCCCGCTGCTCAACAGCCCGATCTTCAAAAACAAACCCGGCCGGATCATCTCACTGAACCAAAACTGGCTCTTCGGTGGAAAATTCAACCCCGCCATGCTGAACGCAAACGACTCCGCTTTCTCGCCGGTTACGTTACCACATTGCGTTGTAAACCTCCCCTGGAGGGAATGGAATGCTGCCGACTGGCAGGATCTCTGGATCTATCGCAAACATTTTATACTCCCCGCCAACATGGCCGGGATGCGTGTCTTCCTTCATTTCGATGGCGTCATGGTGGGCGCTACCCCCATCATCAACGGGCATAGCCTGCCCCCACATCTTGGAGGCTATCTGCCATTCAGCTATGAGGTCACAGATTGGATAAGCACCGAAAATACGCTAAACGTCATCGTAGATGCACGCTGGAGCAATGTGCCCCCTCAGGGCGCTCCCGTAGGCGCAAAGCGTATCGATTACCTGGAACCGGGAGGTATTCACCGCTCTGTAAAACTAGCCGCTGTGCCAAAGACCTTTATCAGCGATGTTTTCGCAAAGCCGGTCAGGGTGCTCGACCCCGGCCGATTTATAGAAGTAGCCTGCACGGTTGATACGGCGGCTTTACCGCAGGGCCCCGTACAATTAAAGGCGGAGATGAAAACAGCACAACACATCGTTGCGTCAGCCAGTAAATCACTGCTGCTGAAAGAACCCGGTAAAACTACCACTACACTGGTGCTTTCAGATCTGAAAGAAGCGACCCTGTGGGATATCGATAACCCTTTTCTTTACGATATAACGGTTACGCTGCTGGTAAACGGACAAGCACCACATGAATACCAGACCAGGATCGGACTGCGGGAAGCCCGGTTTACGAACGACGGCTTCTGCCTGAATGGCCGCCGGCTCCAGCTTTTTGGACTCAATCGCCATGAAATCTTTCCGTATGCCGGCTTCGCACTGCCCGACAGGGTCATGCGCCATGATGCGGAAATGTTGAAGGAAGAATTCAATTGCAACATCGTACGTTGTTCTCACTACCCGCAAACCGAGGCTTTCCTGGATGCCTGTGATGAGCTGGGACTGCTGGTATGGGAAGAAATCCCCGGCTGGAATTATATCGGAAATGAGGCCTGGAAGGAATTAATGGTCCGCGATGTAACAGATATGATTACGAGAGACCGGAATCATCCTTCCATCATTGTCTGGGGCACTCGCGTCAACGAATCTCCCAACGAGGTAGAGCTTTATAAGCGAACGAGGGCCCTTGCCCGGAACCTCGACGATTCGCGGCCCAGCTCCGGATCTATGACTTCCCATTCCACAAAAGATTGGGCGGAAGATGTATTTGCTTTCGATGATTATCATGCTGAGCCGGATGGCAGCGTGGGTATTCTTGACCCGCTGGAAGGTGTTCCTTATATGCTTGCGGAGGCAGTCGGACAATTTAATTATGTCGAAAGAAAGGGATTCAATAGCACGTACCGCCGGGATGCGGCCCCGGCGATACAGCAGCTGCAGGCATTGTACCACGCGCAGGCGCACAATAGGGCTGCAGGTAATCCGCGTAATTGCGGCGTCATCGGCTGGTGCGCGTTTGAGTATGCCAGTCTTGTTAATTCGTACAAGGGAATCAAAAACCCTGGCGTGGCCGATGTTTTCCGCATTCCCAAAATAGGTGCTTCCTTTTATCAGTCACAGGTAGATCCGGGCTTGAAGCCGGTGATCCATCCCAACTTCTATTGGGATTTCGGGCCGCAGTCGCCAACCGGCCCCGGAAAGCATGCCGCTATTTTTTCCAACTGCGAGCGACTCGAGATATTTGTCGGCCGCCATCATGTTGATACGCTGCGTCCCGACCATATCAATTATCCTAATCTGAAATACCCGCCTTTCGTTACGGATCTTGAAATAGATGACAGCGGGCATCCGGAATTGCGGATCGAAGGCTTTATCGGCGCTAAGCTGCTATTGTCACGGAGTTTTAGTGCAGATCCCGAACAGGACCAATTACTGCTGGCCGCAGACGATAAAGAACTGCTCGCTGATGGGGCCGATGCTACCAGGGTCATGTTTTTCGTGGCAGATAAATACGGCGCTCACCGGCCCTTCGCCGGAGGAAAGGTCGATTTTACAATCGAGGGTCCGGGAGAGATGATCGGAACTAATTCCTTTAATCTGGAAGAAAACGGTGGGGCAGGGGCTGTCTGGGTAAAAACACAACCCGGCCAATCCGGGCGTATCACGCTAAAAGCATCTCATGCTCGTTTCGGAGCCAGCACTGTTGAGATAATGGTCCGGAAAAACAATTCATAA
- a CDS encoding discoidin domain-containing protein produces the protein MRTFNSYSHYSWSLLFFLCLISLISYGQHRETGKMVWPENNALPYFAQPDTVIDLLDMGELSLSPLEKLAVTALQGLVNSIKPRIYLMDKKREEGKDWWSATLNLQTRKIASPLKLIDKYKDEVSGVILFSSKQNVHFINLATTIGGIKNALPITDSLNDVLKSNGIVLPVLADLRNLQLNTPLEVYRYLYDHYWQQCNKRLYVSLAPGFSNYIRDIAVATKSAVIWLDPRKKEDSLLANRFLNDMPQGRSCILGWWPEERSGVGLGTKHGIPTIAADFFENATVFAGQSHTIHLPAVPKMPVLKNKIYLAIYMSDGDNIQYCQHSLVKLWQDKKRGTIPINWTISPALYDIAPQMLNYYYQTATANDCFASGPSGLGYALIYDALGKKLNMPDNTLLDTYTRFSAKYLEQCGLRIITIWDEVSPAQMKIYADNCPYLYGNTREDWGRGAALKPCIIDERMPFVPNRPGYAGNIEQIFHSWSDTIKKFDGKQPLFLSAQGVSWKMTPENIQALEEQLQALSPGNITVCRGDHFFNLYLQANHGNFNLCMLPDMLITSDSPAADISSIADGSRSTTSRWTGEQWIRFDFRKNYLISRLALLYPREPNGKMIDGRSLQVEVSQDNRKWTTATIRVNPATLSINISIPAVKARYVRIRVNKGMKETLGDIEIYGKEL, from the coding sequence ATGCGCACATTTAATAGCTATAGTCATTACAGTTGGAGCCTCTTATTTTTTCTCTGTCTTATATCGCTTATTTCGTATGGTCAGCACCGTGAGACAGGAAAAATGGTTTGGCCGGAGAACAACGCCCTGCCATATTTCGCCCAACCGGATACCGTAATTGACCTGCTGGATATGGGTGAACTATCCTTATCCCCGCTGGAGAAATTAGCCGTCACGGCGCTGCAGGGATTAGTTAACAGCATTAAACCACGTATTTATCTGATGGATAAAAAACGGGAAGAAGGGAAAGACTGGTGGTCGGCGACGTTGAATTTACAAACAAGAAAAATAGCGTCGCCATTGAAATTAATAGATAAGTATAAAGATGAAGTATCAGGGGTTATCCTGTTTAGCAGTAAACAAAACGTACATTTTATTAACCTGGCCACTACCATTGGAGGTATTAAAAACGCCCTGCCAATAACAGACTCTTTAAATGATGTGCTTAAGAGCAATGGGATTGTACTTCCGGTACTGGCGGATTTGAGAAACCTGCAACTGAATACGCCGTTAGAAGTATACAGATATCTTTACGACCACTACTGGCAGCAATGCAATAAGAGATTATATGTGAGCCTGGCGCCGGGCTTTTCCAACTACATCCGCGATATCGCCGTTGCTACTAAATCGGCCGTCATATGGCTGGATCCCCGCAAGAAGGAAGACTCCCTGCTGGCAAACCGTTTCCTGAACGACATGCCCCAGGGGCGCAGCTGCATACTGGGATGGTGGCCGGAGGAACGCTCCGGTGTTGGCCTCGGCACTAAACACGGTATTCCTACCATTGCGGCCGACTTTTTCGAGAACGCTACTGTTTTCGCCGGTCAGTCACATACCATACATCTTCCGGCAGTTCCTAAAATGCCGGTGCTAAAGAATAAGATCTATCTGGCTATCTATATGAGCGATGGCGATAATATCCAGTATTGCCAGCACTCACTCGTGAAACTATGGCAGGATAAGAAAAGAGGAACTATCCCGATTAACTGGACGATAAGCCCCGCACTGTATGACATAGCGCCACAAATGCTGAACTACTATTACCAGACTGCTACTGCCAATGACTGCTTCGCGTCGGGCCCGTCAGGACTCGGATATGCCCTGATCTACGACGCTTTGGGAAAAAAGCTTAACATGCCCGACAACACATTGCTGGATACTTATACCCGTTTTTCCGCTAAGTACCTGGAACAATGCGGCCTGAGAATTATTACCATCTGGGATGAAGTCAGTCCCGCGCAAATGAAGATCTATGCCGATAATTGCCCATACCTGTATGGCAATACGAGGGAAGACTGGGGCAGGGGAGCAGCATTAAAGCCCTGCATCATCGACGAACGCATGCCATTCGTCCCCAACCGGCCCGGTTATGCAGGTAATATCGAACAGATCTTTCATTCCTGGAGCGACACTATAAAGAAATTCGATGGAAAACAACCGCTGTTTTTATCCGCCCAGGGCGTTTCCTGGAAAATGACCCCGGAAAATATCCAGGCACTGGAGGAGCAATTGCAGGCGTTGTCTCCCGGAAATATTACCGTTTGCCGGGGAGATCATTTCTTCAATCTCTACCTGCAGGCAAACCACGGCAATTTTAATCTCTGCATGCTGCCCGATATGCTCATCACATCAGATAGCCCCGCTGCAGATATCAGCAGTATCGCCGATGGAAGCCGCTCTACCACCAGTCGATGGACGGGCGAACAATGGATCAGATTCGATTTCCGGAAAAACTATCTCATCAGCAGGCTTGCCTTGCTTTATCCCCGGGAGCCGAACGGTAAGATGATTGATGGAAGATCATTACAGGTAGAAGTAAGCCAGGATAACCGCAAATGGACTACTGCAACCATCCGTGTGAATCCTGCCACGTTAAGTATCAACATCAGCATACCAGCAGTAAAGGCAAGGTATGTTCGTATACGGGTAAATAAAGGAATGAAAGAAACGTTGGGAGATATAGAAATCTATGGCAAAGAATTATAA
- a CDS encoding SRPBCC domain-containing protein, which translates to MAKQIEVTRTFNAPVHLVWKIWTDPELVKRWWGPKHFISPVAIIDFREGGRSLVSMKAPQEMGGQEFYSIWEYQKIIPQQTIEFIQNLADKDGNKTDPVKLGMPADFPLDIRTVVTFNETGDGKTTMTVTEYAEFGSMSQFAQIGLEQSVEKMEAIFK; encoded by the coding sequence ATGGCAAAACAAATTGAAGTTACCAGAACATTTAATGCACCCGTTCACCTGGTCTGGAAAATATGGACAGATCCGGAACTGGTTAAGCGCTGGTGGGGTCCGAAACATTTCATATCGCCGGTGGCCATCATCGACTTCAGGGAAGGAGGCAGATCTCTTGTTAGCATGAAGGCTCCCCAGGAAATGGGTGGACAGGAATTTTATTCTATCTGGGAATATCAAAAAATTATTCCACAGCAAACAATTGAGTTTATTCAGAACCTGGCGGATAAGGACGGGAATAAAACTGATCCCGTGAAACTGGGCATGCCTGCGGATTTCCCGTTAGATATCAGAACAGTGGTAACCTTCAACGAAACCGGAGATGGCAAAACCACCATGACGGTTACAGAATACGCCGAATTTGGCTCTATGAGCCAGTTTGCGCAGATTGGGCTGGAGCAGAGCGTGGAAAAGATGGAGGCTATTTTCAAGTGA
- a CDS encoding VOC family protein, protein MAKSMYPCLWFNHQASAAAEFYCTIFPNSRIINDSGMVVNFELNGRYFMGLNGGDQFQFNEACSFVIPCENQDEIDHYWHKLTADGGSEGQCGWCKDKFGFSWQVVPTRLNELMSDPQRAQRVVQAFLKMKKFDIAELENA, encoded by the coding sequence ATGGCAAAGTCAATGTACCCCTGCCTTTGGTTTAACCATCAGGCCAGCGCTGCAGCAGAATTTTACTGTACCATTTTTCCGAATTCCAGGATCATCAACGACTCAGGAATGGTGGTAAATTTTGAACTGAACGGGCGATACTTCATGGGGTTAAATGGTGGAGATCAGTTCCAGTTTAACGAAGCCTGTTCATTTGTTATTCCCTGCGAAAATCAGGATGAAATTGATCATTACTGGCATAAGCTGACGGCCGATGGCGGTTCGGAAGGCCAATGCGGCTGGTGTAAAGACAAATTCGGATTTTCGTGGCAGGTAGTTCCGACGAGGCTGAATGAGTTAATGTCTGACCCGCAAAGAGCGCAGCGGGTAGTGCAGGCTTTCCTGAAGATGAAGAAATTCGATATTGCGGAATTGGAAAATGCTTAA
- a CDS encoding metalloregulator ArsR/SmtB family transcription factor: protein MKIRRDVFQALADPTRRIILSLVAVQAMTPGAIAESFDSSRQTISKHIQILIECELLNQSQSGREIYYHLNPVKLKEVADWLDPYRKMWESRFDEIEGLLDEMQKGKHKPKK from the coding sequence ATGAAGATTCGTAGAGATGTCTTTCAAGCCCTGGCCGACCCTACCCGCAGGATCATACTGAGTCTGGTAGCCGTGCAGGCAATGACACCCGGGGCCATAGCGGAGAGTTTCGATTCATCGCGACAAACCATTTCAAAACACATTCAGATTTTAATTGAATGTGAGTTGCTGAATCAATCTCAATCGGGCCGGGAGATCTATTATCACCTCAACCCGGTAAAGCTGAAAGAAGTAGCCGACTGGCTGGATCCATACCGCAAAATGTGGGAAAGCAGGTTCGACGAAATTGAAGGATTGCTGGATGAAATGCAAAAAGGAAAACATAAACCCAAAAAATAA
- a CDS encoding glutathionylspermidine synthase family protein has product MKRINITQRNNWEDKIKQQGFVYYKDYYNEDAAYEFTAAQVDDIETATNEIFDMCLKVVEHVIDNNLWKEFFIPEQYAELIKWSWNEDMMSFYGRMDLAYDGRNIKLLEFNADTPTGLLEASVIQWYWLEDYNKSLDQFNSIHEKLLAHMQVCKPYFLGDKMFFSSVSNSEEDYITVKYLQDIADQAGIKNDFLYIEDISINDAGHFCTKDGQPIENIFKLYPYEWMFHEEFGTYLTSTKENCYWVEPAYKALLSNKMLLKWLYKLFPDSPYILPCEYGKPLIGDYVRKPVFSREGANIQVVKNGIILEETTGDYGEEGYLYQQYFDIPRFNGFTPVIGSWLIGGVAAGMGIRESQRLITDNMSKFAPHYFAKIRD; this is encoded by the coding sequence ATGAAAAGGATAAATATTACCCAGAGAAATAATTGGGAAGATAAGATCAAACAGCAAGGCTTTGTTTATTACAAAGACTACTATAACGAAGATGCTGCCTATGAGTTTACAGCAGCTCAGGTCGATGATATAGAAACTGCTACCAACGAAATATTTGATATGTGTCTGAAGGTAGTGGAGCATGTGATTGACAACAATCTCTGGAAAGAGTTTTTTATTCCGGAGCAATATGCGGAGCTGATCAAATGGTCGTGGAACGAAGACATGATGTCGTTCTACGGCAGGATGGACCTCGCCTATGACGGCCGGAACATCAAACTTCTGGAGTTTAATGCCGATACCCCTACCGGCCTGCTGGAAGCCAGTGTGATTCAATGGTACTGGCTGGAAGATTATAACAAATCGCTGGATCAGTTTAATTCGATCCATGAGAAATTGTTAGCGCATATGCAGGTCTGCAAGCCTTATTTTCTGGGCGATAAAATGTTTTTCTCCAGCGTTTCCAATAGTGAGGAAGATTATATCACCGTAAAGTATTTGCAGGATATTGCCGACCAGGCAGGTATTAAAAACGACTTCCTGTATATAGAAGATATCAGCATTAACGACGCCGGCCACTTTTGCACAAAAGACGGACAGCCGATAGAGAATATTTTTAAGCTGTATCCCTACGAGTGGATGTTTCATGAAGAGTTCGGCACTTATTTAACCAGCACTAAAGAGAATTGTTACTGGGTAGAACCCGCTTATAAAGCATTACTGAGTAATAAGATGTTATTGAAGTGGCTGTATAAATTATTCCCCGACTCTCCTTACATATTGCCCTGCGAATATGGCAAACCCCTTATTGGCGATTATGTGCGTAAGCCAGTGTTCAGCCGGGAAGGCGCTAATATACAGGTGGTGAAGAACGGGATAATATTGGAAGAAACAACCGGTGATTATGGAGAAGAAGGATATTTATATCAGCAGTACTTTGATATCCCGCGATTTAATGGATTCACTCCTGTGATCGGCAGCTGGCTGATAGGTGGTGTGGCAGCTGGCATGGGCATTCGCGAGTCGCAACGATTGATCACTGATAACATGAGTAAGTTTGCACCACACTATTTTGCAAAAATCAGGGATTAG
- a CDS encoding glycosyltransferase gives MKRILYTFPLNPIEKFSGSQTRAITLLHYFRERGMKVDFFSLQDIWTKTTPEGIAAFEQSGLVENAWFIPRKPTKKNPIAYFIGYKLRHLLFRKKMGAVKGAIPDLITLHVRERFNEILDAHSYDYIIVSYASWAYLIKDNPKIGKAVTIADTHDLLTSQHQHDRQFNLANSLEDEIRRLSLFDQVWTCSPEEQYFFHQFMNNDVRYIATMAEPPATPNTGVAKEFDLIYVGSHNPHNLTASKWFFEKVYPLLPADYKFCVIGKIASHIPQGLKNVTLIPFAEDLGEYYYKSKVALCPMLSGTGVKVKVLEAMSYGLPIVCNSHGQDGLPDKSDNGCLVTENPVEFAGFIKKLLSEPDFYQQQCTLSKASFLKNFSAPVIYKKLDAALDVHHSDVHANP, from the coding sequence ATGAAACGCATCCTTTACACCTTTCCGCTGAATCCTATTGAAAAGTTCAGTGGAAGCCAGACACGGGCCATTACGCTGCTGCACTATTTCAGGGAGCGTGGAATGAAGGTTGATTTCTTCTCGCTGCAGGATATCTGGACGAAAACCACACCAGAAGGGATAGCTGCATTTGAGCAAAGCGGGCTGGTAGAAAACGCCTGGTTTATTCCGCGCAAGCCGACCAAAAAGAATCCCATTGCGTATTTCATCGGTTATAAATTAAGGCATCTTCTTTTCAGAAAGAAAATGGGAGCAGTAAAAGGTGCTATCCCTGATCTTATTACGCTGCATGTGCGCGAGCGATTCAACGAAATACTGGACGCGCACTCTTACGATTATATTATTGTCAGCTATGCTTCATGGGCGTACCTGATAAAAGACAATCCCAAAATCGGGAAGGCAGTGACCATTGCGGATACACATGATCTGCTGACGTCGCAACATCAGCACGACCGTCAATTTAACCTGGCCAATTCGCTGGAAGATGAGATACGGCGGTTGTCGCTGTTCGACCAGGTATGGACCTGTTCGCCGGAAGAACAATACTTCTTCCATCAGTTTATGAATAACGACGTAAGGTATATTGCTACGATGGCGGAACCGCCGGCCACCCCAAATACGGGAGTGGCGAAGGAATTCGACCTGATATACGTAGGCTCCCATAATCCGCACAATCTGACTGCGTCTAAATGGTTCTTTGAAAAAGTATATCCATTGCTGCCAGCCGATTACAAATTCTGTGTTATTGGTAAAATAGCTTCACATATACCGCAGGGACTGAAGAATGTGACGCTCATTCCATTTGCAGAAGATCTGGGGGAATATTATTACAAATCAAAGGTGGCCCTCTGCCCTATGCTGTCCGGCACAGGTGTGAAGGTAAAAGTGCTGGAGGCCATGTCTTACGGGTTGCCTATTGTATGCAATAGTCACGGACAGGATGGCTTACCTGATAAAAGCGACAACGGATGCCTTGTAACCGAGAACCCGGTGGAATTTGCCGGCTTCATAAAAAAATTGCTGAGCGAACCCGATTTTTATCAACAACAATGTACTCTCAGTAAAGCATCGTTTCTGAAAAATTTCTCTGCTCCTGTTATCTATAAAAAATTAGACGCTGCATTAGATGTGCATCACTCAGATGTTCACGCTAATCCCTGA